From Clostridiales bacterium, one genomic window encodes:
- a CDS encoding sugar ABC transporter permease has translation MNLPISDGGLIPKRRKPLLISIRNNISSWLLIVPSLIFFIVFNWQPLVSGVVLSFFETKGYNAVKFIGLQNYRDVISDSIFRQTITNTFIYVGWSLIIGFLVPIIIAVIIDEMRHLKSFFRFSVYFPGMVPAVAAAMLWTYVFDPGQGGLLNMLFKHLGLANSQWLQNAHLTIPLIVITMTWRGFGGTSLIYMASLQGVNPELYEAASIDGAGIWSKIKNITIPSIMPVIKILLILQIMGVFRVMQEPLTMTEGGPNNASMTLMLSSYFYAFRYIQAGRSMAVCVITFIILLILTMIYFKFNKSNDEE, from the coding sequence ATGAATTTGCCGATAAGCGATGGAGGTTTAATACCGAAAAGGCGGAAACCTTTATTGATAAGCATTAGAAATAATATATCATCATGGCTGCTGATTGTCCCCAGCCTTATATTTTTTATCGTATTCAACTGGCAGCCTCTTGTATCAGGGGTTGTATTATCGTTTTTTGAGACGAAGGGTTACAATGCAGTCAAGTTCATAGGGCTGCAGAATTACAGGGATGTTATAAGCGATTCCATTTTCAGGCAGACAATCACGAATACATTTATATATGTGGGGTGGTCTTTGATAATCGGGTTTTTGGTGCCGATTATCATAGCCGTAATTATAGACGAGATGCGCCATCTTAAATCTTTTTTCAGATTTTCAGTTTATTTTCCGGGGATGGTGCCGGCAGTTGCGGCAGCGATGCTATGGACATATGTTTTTGACCCGGGGCAGGGCGGACTGCTGAATATGCTGTTTAAACATTTAGGGCTGGCAAATTCCCAATGGTTGCAGAACGCTCATCTGACCATTCCGCTGATTGTCATCACGATGACATGGAGAGGCTTTGGAGGTACTTCACTTATATATATGGCAAGCTTGCAGGGTGTAAACCCCGAATTATATGAGGCTGCATCCATCGATGGCGCCGGCATATGGTCGAAAATAAAGAATATCACGATCCCAAGCATCATGCCTGTTATAAAGATATTGCTGATTTTGCAGATCATGGGAGTATTCAGGGTTATGCAAGAACCGCTGACGATGACGGAGGGCGGGCCCAACAATGCTTCGATGACGCTTATGCTGAGCAGCTATTTTTACGCATTCAGATATATACAGGCGGGCAGATCGATGGCGGTTTGCGTAATAACATTCATAATACTGCTGATTCTTACGATGATATACTTTAAGTTCAATAAATCCAATGATGAGGAATAA
- a CDS encoding enolase C-terminal domain-like protein produces the protein MINVPELTIRNVRVILTAPEGISLIVIKVETSEPGLYGLGCATFTQRPLAVKCAVDDYLKPFLIGKDPQRIEDIWHTAMVSAYWRNGPVLNNAISGVDMALWDIKGKLAGMPLYQLLGGKCRQAAAVYRHADGRDESEVEEHVRQFMEQGYHYIRVQMGGYGGHAAKLNSPENTLPGSYFDPDAYARSIPKLFEYLRGKVGFDVELLHDVHERLVPIKAIRLAKELEPYRLFFLEDPLPPEQSRWLEMLRQQCTTPIAMGELFNNPNEWVNLISNHLIDYIRVHISEIGGITPARKLAALCEAFGVQTAWHGPGDVSPVGFAANVHLDVSCHNFGIQEWSSLTEKLQDVFPGCPQLKGGFAYPNDRPGLGIDIDEKKAAKYPCSEDLPRWTLTRIPDGTSVCP, from the coding sequence ATGATTAATGTGCCGGAACTAACGATCAGAAATGTAAGAGTTATCCTTACAGCGCCGGAGGGAATTTCTTTAATAGTCATCAAAGTGGAGACCAGTGAACCGGGATTATACGGATTGGGATGTGCCACGTTTACGCAAAGGCCACTTGCTGTAAAGTGTGCCGTCGATGATTATTTAAAGCCCTTTTTGATTGGAAAGGATCCCCAGAGAATTGAAGACATATGGCATACAGCCATGGTGAGCGCTTATTGGCGCAATGGGCCTGTGCTCAATAATGCCATATCGGGAGTTGATATGGCCCTGTGGGATATAAAGGGCAAACTGGCAGGCATGCCGCTGTACCAGTTGCTAGGTGGTAAGTGCCGCCAAGCTGCTGCGGTTTACAGGCATGCGGATGGCAGGGATGAATCTGAAGTGGAGGAACATGTGCGTCAGTTTATGGAGCAGGGATACCATTACATCCGCGTACAGATGGGGGGTTATGGGGGACATGCTGCAAAGCTTAACAGTCCTGAAAATACACTGCCGGGCAGCTATTTTGATCCTGATGCCTATGCAAGGAGTATCCCTAAGCTTTTTGAATATTTGAGAGGGAAAGTGGGATTTGATGTAGAACTATTGCATGATGTCCATGAACGTTTGGTGCCCATTAAAGCGATACGGTTGGCAAAAGAATTAGAGCCTTACAGGCTGTTCTTTTTGGAAGACCCACTGCCTCCTGAACAGAGCCGGTGGCTTGAAATGTTGAGGCAGCAGTGCACCACCCCGATTGCCATGGGCGAACTATTTAATAATCCGAATGAATGGGTGAATTTGATATCAAACCATCTGATCGACTATATACGCGTGCATATAAGCGAGATAGGGGGCATTACCCCTGCCAGGAAATTAGCTGCGTTATGTGAGGCCTTTGGAGTTCAGACGGCATGGCATGGCCCTGGCGATGTATCGCCAGTAGGATTTGCCGCTAACGTCCATTTAGATGTGAGCTGCCATAATTTTGGGATACAGGAATGGAGCAGCCTTACAGAAAAGCTTCAAGATGTATTCCCGGGATGTCCGCAATTAAAGGGAGGCTTTGCATACCCTAACGACAGGCCAGGCTTAGGCATCGACATCGATGAGAAAAAGGCTGCCAAATATCCGTGCAGTGAAGACCTTCCGCGGTGGACGCTGACGAGGATACCTGACGGAACCTCTGTATGTCCGTAA
- a CDS encoding carbohydrate ABC transporter permease yields MESRTGGIINTLDFKKPGVKIVYWIFFAIMILVALVCFVPPLWLILSSLKDIKEFYAIPPTLIPKTFDIGKIRQVWTDYDFLLYYINTFGVTAGSLFFSLVFNAALGYFLSKLKPKGSAVIFSLILWSMMLPNTVGMVPVFKNIIDFPVLHVNFTNTFWPMWMMAGASAFNVIIFKGFFDGIPQSLVEAARIDGASNFGIFYKIILPLSRPVLMTIAIFTVNGTWADWFWPYMVLKDKSVQTIMVAIFNMRSASMDIQFVGLSLAIVPPVLLFLFFQKYIMQGFTLSGIKG; encoded by the coding sequence ATGGAGTCTCGTACGGGTGGAATAATAAACACTTTGGATTTTAAAAAACCTGGTGTCAAGATTGTATACTGGATTTTTTTTGCTATAATGATTTTAGTGGCGCTGGTTTGTTTTGTACCGCCGTTGTGGCTTATCCTTTCAAGTTTAAAGGATATCAAGGAGTTTTATGCCATACCGCCCACATTGATACCGAAAACATTCGATATAGGGAAAATAAGGCAGGTATGGACAGATTACGATTTTTTACTGTATTATATAAATACATTTGGAGTAACGGCTGGTTCATTGTTTTTTTCTTTAGTATTTAATGCAGCTTTGGGGTATTTTCTTTCAAAATTGAAGCCGAAGGGAAGCGCCGTTATATTTTCATTGATATTATGGTCGATGATGCTGCCGAATACCGTAGGTATGGTTCCGGTATTTAAAAATATAATAGACTTTCCTGTTCTTCATGTAAACTTTACCAATACATTTTGGCCGATGTGGATGATGGCGGGTGCCAGCGCGTTTAATGTCATAATCTTTAAAGGCTTTTTTGACGGGATACCTCAATCTCTCGTAGAAGCGGCGAGGATAGACGGAGCGTCCAACTTTGGTATATTTTACAAAATCATTTTACCGCTCAGCAGGCCGGTCTTGATGACAATTGCGATATTTACGGTAAACGGTACATGGGCTGACTGGTTCTGGCCGTATATGGTATTGAAAGATAAGAGCGTTCAGACAATAATGGTCGCAATTTTCAATATGAGGTCGGCTTCAATGGATATTCAATTTGTCGGGCTGTCTTTAGCCATAGTACCCCCGGTATTGCTTTTCCTGTTTTTTCAGAAATACATCATGCAGGGATTTACATTAAGCGGAATAAAGGGATAA
- a CDS encoding AraC family transcriptional regulator, producing MCDPAITPENFNLRVLYIFKKKFNDENITKLHSHDFISLAYVLSGSCTYNINDTLYKVGKGDIIVLNSGVKHEKIIATGEEIMEFHIGFNNLFVKSLPRGNIIDSNISPVFNYPKYEEDFFKCCSEILAEQEKGGPMSELMLKALVMKFIAIFFKALYSNEECIEGTTFSFEPGDKAGITKAIISYIDENYMKEISLDKIARNMYLSPVYISKIFKEETGESPINYLIKIRLSRAKTLLEEGHHSVKDVAKSVGYADAYYFSKLFKKYYGYPPSECIKKQPHI from the coding sequence ATGTGCGATCCAGCAATAACTCCTGAAAATTTCAATCTAAGGGTACTATATATATTCAAAAAAAAATTTAATGACGAAAACATAACGAAGCTCCACAGCCACGATTTCATTTCCCTCGCCTATGTTTTATCCGGAAGCTGCACATATAATATAAATGACACGCTGTATAAAGTTGGCAAAGGGGATATAATCGTATTGAATTCGGGGGTTAAGCACGAAAAGATTATAGCGACCGGAGAGGAAATAATGGAATTCCATATAGGATTTAATAATTTGTTTGTAAAATCCCTGCCAAGGGGAAATATTATCGACAGCAACATTTCACCTGTATTCAATTATCCGAAGTATGAAGAGGACTTCTTTAAATGCTGCAGCGAGATATTAGCTGAGCAGGAAAAGGGCGGACCAATGTCAGAACTTATGCTTAAGGCCCTTGTAATGAAGTTTATCGCTATATTCTTTAAGGCTCTTTATTCCAATGAAGAATGTATCGAAGGCACTACCTTCAGCTTTGAGCCGGGAGACAAAGCCGGGATAACAAAAGCGATCATTTCATATATTGATGAAAATTATATGAAGGAAATATCTCTGGATAAAATAGCTAGAAACATGTATTTAAGCCCTGTTTATATAAGCAAGATTTTTAAAGAAGAAACAGGCGAATCGCCTATAAACTACCTTATAAAGATCAGGCTATCCAGGGCAAAAACCCTTCTCGAGGAGGGCCATCACAGCGTAAAAGATGTTGCAAAGAGTGTCGGATATGCCGATGCATATTATTTCAGCAAGCTATTTAAAAAGTATTACGGCTATCCGCCTTCTGAATGTATAAAAAAGCAGCCTCATATATAG
- a CDS encoding SDR family oxidoreductase, translated as MENKNRVALVTGAGRGIGKAIALEFAANGYDVVIHHRKEPEGAAQLAGQIMQMGRKAQIVTGDLTCEDVPYKVVDDAYKTMGRLDVLVNNAGATISGPFLQMPFEELERCYKLDFRAAYLCAQRAARLMVDTGTKGSIINITSVHQERVNDRDSVYSSMKSALARATESMAYELAPYGIRVNAVEPGRIQLVEPEGKRKAFVEGTDKSIPLRRSGRPVDVAKGVVWLASCDADYITGATLRIDGGLNIPMMRALYDGKQYFI; from the coding sequence ATGGAAAACAAAAATAGGGTAGCTCTTGTTACAGGTGCCGGCAGAGGCATCGGAAAGGCAATAGCGCTGGAATTTGCTGCAAACGGCTATGATGTCGTAATACATCACAGGAAGGAGCCTGAAGGCGCGGCGCAGTTAGCCGGGCAGATAATGCAGATGGGAAGGAAAGCGCAGATAGTTACTGGCGATCTTACTTGTGAGGATGTGCCATATAAAGTGGTGGATGATGCATATAAAACCATGGGACGATTGGATGTTCTCGTCAACAATGCAGGCGCTACCATATCGGGACCGTTTTTGCAGATGCCTTTTGAAGAATTGGAACGGTGTTATAAATTGGACTTTAGGGCAGCATATCTTTGTGCACAGCGGGCTGCACGGCTTATGGTAGATACCGGAACGAAGGGAAGCATCATAAATATAACATCAGTGCATCAGGAAAGAGTAAACGATAGAGATTCAGTTTATAGCTCCATGAAGTCGGCACTTGCAAGGGCTACGGAGAGCATGGCCTATGAGTTGGCTCCGTATGGCATAAGGGTAAATGCCGTTGAACCCGGACGCATCCAGTTAGTTGAGCCTGAAGGAAAACGAAAGGCCTTTGTAGAAGGAACCGATAAGTCGATACCTTTAAGGCGTTCGGGTAGACCTGTCGATGTAGCAAAGGGAGTTGTCTGGCTTGCATCTTGCGATGCGGATTATATTACGGGAGCAACCCTCAGGATTGATGGCGGGTTGAATATACCCATGATGCGGGCACTTTATGATGGTAAACAATATTTTATCTGA